From one Dermacentor andersoni chromosome 1, qqDerAnde1_hic_scaffold, whole genome shotgun sequence genomic stretch:
- the LOC126543954 gene encoding uncharacterized protein, with protein sequence MHLVIRHLLAIFNMFRDGKDSEQALLGWSMLDHDDSANDIYDFDEYSSSSRRLPEDVHSDVVHASQSADVHFFGERKRDLQTCTVSALRLSEARAEPTGDPATPQKLPSDMRHLIPNTLASASWDTGLETNTWRSCFVSDRTQISSICGRSTRRRRKTCNFQGNQCVIDESSSDDSLEGSSHNQDRATRARVAIDEITEDEINSSADAEPTRLQPLCAGSLISQSAVQSASNVCDAQFSSIESPAPRQFALKNGFEERLLVSRQKESADLTLWKFYKENANFPKTFSRDAPETVTARILTLENVYGIAYCACEVDSLTHDISNVCVTLPLEIAEREKLHHGAVVRIYPPWREHTLLTYPEKIISGVQCFEVLERH encoded by the coding sequence ATGCATCTAGTTATCCGTCATCTTCTCGCGATATTCAATATGTTTCGAGACGGAAAAGACAGCGAGCAAGCCTTGCTAGGCTGGAGTATGTTGGATCACGACGACAGTGCCAATGACATCTACGATTTCGACGAGTATTCGAGCTCGTCACGGCGCTTACCTGAAGATGTGCATTCGGATGTCGTTCATGCGTCTCAATCTGCTGATGTGCACTTCTTCGGAGAGAGGAAACGAGATTTGCAAACCTGTACGGTATCAGCGTTACGATTGTCGGAAGCAAGAGCGGAACCGACTGGCGACCCTGCGACACCACAAAAGCTACCGAGCGACATGCGCCACTTAATTCCGAATACCTTAGCAAGCGCTTCATGGGACACTGGCCTCGAAACTAATACTTGGAGATCGTGTTTCGTAAGCGATAGGACGCAAATCAGCAGTATATGCGGCAGATCGACACGCAGAAGGCGAAAGACCTGCAATTTTCAAGGTAACCAGTGCGTGATTGATGAAAGCAGCAGCGACGATTCCTTAGAAGGCAGCAGTCATAACCAGGATAGGGCTACTCGAGCTCGTGTGGCCATCGACGAAATAACCGAAGACGAAATAAACAGCTCAGCTGACGCAGAACCAACAAGACTACAACCGTTGTGCGCAGGATCGCTGATTTCACAAAGCGCTGTTCAGTCTGCTTCCAATGTTTGTGATGCACAGTTCAGCAGTATCGAAAGCCCTGCGCCGAGGCAGTTCGCTTTGAAAAATGGATTTGAAGAACGTCTTTTGGTCTCCAGGCAGAAGGAGAGCGCggacttgacgctttggaaattCTACAAGGAAAATGCTAACTTTCCAAAAACATTTTCTCGTGATGCTCCTGAAACAGTTACGGCGAGGATACTTACCTTAGAAAACGTTTATGGCATCGCCTACTGTGCCTGTGAGGTTGACAGCCTTACACATGACATTTCAAACGTGTGCGTTACACTTCCATTGGAAATAGCCGAGCGCGAAAAGCTTCACCATGGTGCCGTCGTACGTATTTATCCTCCGTGGAGAGAGCACACGCTTTTAACTTACCCCGAAAAAATAATTTCGGGTGTGCAATGTTTCGAAGTTCTGGAAAGACAttag